The Nicotiana tabacum cultivar K326 chromosome 1, ASM71507v2, whole genome shotgun sequence genome segment TTTTGCATTTTAACACATTATAACAGGTTAGATTCAATTACACTAATAGTGTAATTTGTTTATGTCATCAATTTATATGGATATAATTTAAACTCTTATTTTATTTGAGTGTTGCTCACGGCTCATGTTTTGTTTTGTAAGATATATAAGCCGGTGAATTTTGTTTTACTATTTTctgattctttttccttttctcaacTCTATCTAAAAGCCTcacttaaattcttcattttattttatgGTTGTCGATCTTTTACAAGGTGGTGAGCCAGGAGCAGCTTGCTGCAGTGGGGTGAAAAACTTGAAAGGAATGGCTGCAACCACAGATGACAGAAGGACAGCTTGTAACTGTGTTAAGGCAGCAGCCAACCGTTACACAAACCTTAAAGATGATGCTGCTCAGGCTCTTGCTTCTAAGTGTGGTGTCGCCATGGACGTCCCCGTCTCCAAGACCATCAATTGTGATACGTAAGTTTTATGCACTGaaactataaaaaaatatttggaatATCAATTTATTAAAAGCAATTACTACAAGTTAAGTAAACCTCTTAATTACAAGTATGGGCAACTTGACATTACAAAAGTTTGTTATGCTATAAATGTTTATAAGTTAAAtcatttataaataaataaaaaaagaacagaaaatGACCTAAACTGCCCCTATCTTTGCTATATGGTTTATAGATACCCTATGTCCACCTAtccatccaaaaaaaaaacacacgACATTAATTATATTAACAAAATTGCCCCCGCGTCTAACGGTAAAATTTGGGGGCGTTCAATTTAGTGACTTGAAAGTTTCTTACTGGGCCACGTGGCAATCTCGGCTATAACAAAAAATGGGTCTTATTTCGACCCACTTAATCCGACCCAAGGTTTTTAACCAGGACATAAAATAATACATTAACCCATAATTTCACAAAGATATTCTTACACAAGATTCGAAAGGCCATCACCTAATAAGTGATCGAATTTATCTTCCACTAGAGCGTCGCTTCTGCAGCCAAATATCAGCTTTCTTATTCGTGGAGCGCTATCAAACTGCGTGATGTGTAAATAATGTACCTCATAGGtatctaaaaaataaaatcttCTAGAATCTCTTTTAAGCAGAAAAAAATCCTTGCAAACTCACTAGTATTTA includes the following:
- the LOC142181570 gene encoding non-specific lipid-transfer protein 1-like, with the translated sequence MKAVAVAVVVVLAMVQFIAEPAHAITCGQVDAALAPCVPYLTQGGEPGAACCSGVKNLKGMAATTDDRRTACNCVKAAANRYTNLKDDAAQALASKCGVAMDVPVSKTINCDTISY